One genomic region from Clarias gariepinus isolate MV-2021 ecotype Netherlands chromosome 20, CGAR_prim_01v2, whole genome shotgun sequence encodes:
- the LOC128508323 gene encoding hepatic lectin-like: MSNIMSEYVNYTEKREDHIERVVEIYDSMDGTTGHNLKEAATDFKKSLQTKHTVEDTAWSRCYRLTAVCMLLLCVLMLTAVTVLWIKCKNLTIMADQLQLQRDQFKQENSELHSMILKLGWKVFNSKIYISTENESVWEKSREDCKKKGADLVTINSTEEQEFISKYYGDTEAWIGLTDTYTEGTFKWVDNSSLTTAFWWKGQEPNDYNGNEDCVITGYRHAGSNLTTWADYSCQRSVVGICEIKIFTAHGSQ, from the exons ATGTCTAATATCATGTCTGAATATGTGAACTACACTGAGAAGAGAGAAGACCACATTGAGAGGGTGGTGGAAATCTATGACAGCATGGATGGTACTACAGGTCATAACCTTAAGGAAGCAGCTACTGACTTTAAGAAAAGCCTACAGACTAAACATACAG TTGAAGACACTGCATGGAGCAGGTGTTACAGGCTGACTGCTGTGTGTATGCTGCTGCTGTGTGTTCTAATGCTGACTGCTGTTACAGTGCTGTGGATCAAATGCAAGAACCTTACCATAATGGCAGATCAATTACAGTTACAGAGAGACCAGTTTAAGCAGGAGAATTCTGAACTGCACAGTATGATTTTAAAACTTG GATGGAAAGTTTTCAACTCAAAGATTTACATATCTACTGAAAACGAAAGCGTCTGGGAAAAGAGCAGAGAAGACTGCAAAAAGAAAGGAGCAGACCTGGTGACCATAAACAGCACAGaagaacag GAGTTCATCAGTAAATATTATGGTGATACTGAAGCTTGGATTGGTCTGACTGACACATACACAGAAGGCACTTTTAAATGGGTGGACAATTCTTCACTGACCACTGC GTTCTGGTGGAAAGGACAAGAACCCAACGATTATAATGGGAACGAGGACTGTGTTATAACAGGATATAGACATGCTGGATCCAACCTCACAACCTGGGCTGATTATTCTTGTCAGCGTAGTGTAGTCGGcatttgtgaaataaaaatatttacagcacATGGGAGTCAGTGA